The following is a genomic window from Pseudomonadota bacterium.
CCCCGGAGGAAGAGCTGGCCCTTTTTATGGATGATCGTCGTGAACATGTGCGAGAGCTCATCCTTCCGGCATTGAAAAGAGGCGCCGTGGTCCTGACCGATCGATATTATTTTTCCACCGCCGCATACCAGGGCGCAGCCGGGCACGACCCGCAGGCCATCCTTGCCGCCAATGAAGCATTTGCCCCGGTTCCTGATCTGGTAATTATCCTTGATCTGTCTCCTGAAGAGTCAGTCAGGCGGATCAGGGATCTTCGTGGTGAGGCGCTGAACGATTTCGAGCAGCAGGAGTCTCTCCAGGCTGTTGCGGAAGTCTTTGCCGGTTTCGGGATGGATTACATAAAGCATGTTGATGCGTCAGGCCCTCAGGAAGTGGTTGCCGGACAGGTGGCACAACTGGCCCTCGAGTTGTTCAATGATAATTCCTTGCTGAGCGGGCCCTTGCCGGAAGCGGCCGGAGCCTGAACGGGTAATAATGTATGAAGAAAAATCTGCTGTACATCATGGTGCTGTCCCTGCTCTGTTCGGCCTGTTCCGGGGCGAATGTTTCCCGGTCGGTCACCCTGACCGAGGGGCTTGATCCTTCCGTCGAAACCGTCGACCAGGATTGTTCCTATTTTTATTTCATGTGGGGGCGGACCGCCGAACTGGAGGAAAAGTTCGAGGAAGCAAGAGAGGCGTACGAAAAAGCGCTGGTGTGCGACATGCATGCGACCCATATCATGAAGCGTCTTGCCGTGCTATTGATCAACATGGACAAGAAGCGTGAAGCCGCCGCCTGGATGAGCAGGATGATCGCCGAAGACCCCGATGATGTCTCGTCATATACGCTCCTGGCCAATCTCTATATCAATATGGAGCGTTTTGACAAGGCGGAAAGCACTTACCGCGAAGTGCTGGCCAGGGACCCGAAAGATTTCAACACCATGCTGATGATGGGGTCTCTCTATTCCAGGCAGGGCAAATTCGGTGAGGCCAGAGAGGTCCTTGAGAACCTGGTCAAGGTCAATCCCGAATCATTCATCGGCTTTCATTATCTGGCCAAGATCTACATGGAAATGAAAGAGTATGACAAGGCCCGGAAGGCCTTTGACAAGGCCCTTGAACTCAACTGGTCGCCGTATCTTGCCATCGAGGCGGCATATTTTCTTGAAAAGGATGGGCTTGATAAAGATGCCGCCGCGATCTACCGCCGGGTAATTGCTGACGACGAAGGCAACGAAAGGGTCCGCAGTCAGCTGATCTCCCTGCTCCTGAAAATGGACAAGATTGAAGAGGCGATTGCCGAACTTAAGGCATTGCGTCCTTTCGCAACCGATGTGCTCAAAATTGATCTGAACATCGGCAGACTCCTGATCGACCGGAAACGTTATGACGAAGCCATTGATCTGCTTCAGGAAGCCCTTGAGGCCGATCCCCAGTTCTACGAGGCGAGAACCCTGATCGCCCTCGCCTATCATGAAAAGGGTGACACTGAAAAGGCCATCGAGAACCTCACCGACATTGAAGCCGAGGCCGACAATTATGAAGAAACCACCCTGTTCCTGGCCAAGGTCCTGGCCCGGGAGAAAAAGTATGACGCAGCCATTGCTCTTTTGAAGGAGCGGGTGGCGGATGAAAAAGGGCGTTATAAAAGCTTTTATGTGAGCATGGCCTCTCTTTACCGGCAGCAGAAGAATTATGCCGAAGCGGAAAAAACCTTTCAGGTGGTCATGCGTCTCTATCCGGATGATCCCGATCTCTTTTTTGAGTATGGGCTCTATCTTGACGGCCGGGGGCAGACCGACAAGGCGCTGGAGTATATGGAGAAAGTTCTCGCCCTCAAGGAGGATGATCCGTACGCCCTGAATTATATCGGTTACACCTGGGCCGAGCAGGGAAAAAATCTCGACAAATCTCTGGAGTACCTGACGAGGGCCGTGAAACAGAAGCCGGATGACGGTTTCATCAAGGACAGCCTTGGCTGGGTCTTGTTCAGAATGGGCAGGCTGGATGAGGCGGTGAGCGAGATTGAGAAAGCCCTCGAGATCGAACCCGACGATCCGACCATCAACGAGCACCTGGGTGATGTCTATTACCGGGCCGGCAAGGCCGGCAAGGCTCTCAAGGCCTGGGAGAAGGCTCTCTCCCTGCACAGCGACGGTGACAAGAAGGAAAAGGTCCGGAAAAAGATAGAGGACGCCCGCAAGTGACCATTTTCAGAATTCTTTGTCTCTGTCTTCTCTTTCTGATCACGGGTTGCGCGGTGAATACGCAGATGGTAGAGCTTCCCGGCCACATGGAAGCCGTGGTCAGGGATTCGTTCAGAGAGACGGCCACCTCCCAGAAGGCTTGCAGCCCATGGGTTGACGCCGATGTGAACGTCTCTCTGGAGGCAACATTCTTTTCCGGCGCCTTTGACGGGTATCTGCAGGCCATGACCCCTGCCTATCTCAAGTTTGTAGGAACCAATCCATTCGGTCAGCCGCTTCTTGCGCTGGTTTCTGATGGCAAGCGTTTCCAGTATCTCTCTTTTTCCGAACAGAAATTTTATGAGGGTGATGTCGCCGCGAAGGCATTCTCCAGATTTACCCCGCCCGGTTTTGACCCGGTTGATGGCTTTTACTGGTTTATCGGCAGGTTGGGCCCCGGAGAAGTAAATGTTGTTGACGCGGGAGGAGATGTTCTGGACAGGGGGCGATGGGTGGAACTGCTGGATAAGCAAAAAGGTAGAAGGAGCCGGATACTTTTTGATCCGGAGCGAAAAATCATTCTCGACCATGTTCTCCTGGACAGTATCGGTGGAATAGCAATGCAGGTCGAATATCGGGACCACCAGCCTGGAAAGTGCGGTCTGCCCGGAACCATAACGATCACCGGTGAGGAGCAGCGAGGCAGGCTGGTTCTGAGGTTGAGTGACTGGAAGGGGGAAACCCCGTTTGCAGAAACTGATTTCAAGCTCGAGATCCCCGCCGGTTTCAGGAGAGTGGCGATCCAATGAACGAAGTGAACGAAAGCCGCGACCGCAACTCACTCCCTACCCCTGTAGATCTTGATTCGATCCTGCCGTTTGTTTCCAGACCGAATCGTTACACCGGCAATGAGTTCAACCGGACGGCCAAGGACTGGAGCAAGGTCTCCCTCCGCTGGGCCCTGCTTTTTCCGGATCTGTATGAGATCGGCATGTCCCATCAGGGGGTGCAGATACTTTATCATCTCATCAACTCCCGGCCCGACATGCTCGCCGAACGGGCCTACGCCCCGGCCCGCGATCTTGAAGATCTCCTGAGGAGCCAGGGCCGCAAACTCTTCTCCCTGGAGTCCCACATCCCGCTTTCGGAGTTTGATCTGCTGGGGATCACTCTGCCGTATGAACTCTGCTACACCAATATCCTGACTATCCTTTCTTTGGCCGGATTGCCATTCAGGAGCCGGGACCGGATTGAGGGCCAACCGCTGGTCATCGGCGGCGGTCCCTGCGGGTTTCATCCCGAACCGGTTGCGGATTTCTTCGATGCCATTCTTCTTGGCGATGGGGAGGAGGCGGTTTTCGAGATATCCGAAGCGGTGCTGGCAGGGAAAAGAAAGGGCCTTTCCCGGGAGGAGGTTCTTGAGCTGCTGGCCGGGATCAATGGTGTGTATGTTCCCTCGCGCTATGTGCCGCTCTATGATGCGGCGGGGCGGTTTTCCGGGATGTCTCCTTCGGCTGAGACCGCTCCGGTCAGGCGGCGGGTGCTTGCCGATCTTGAAGGGACGCCGTCCTTTCCCCCGCTGGTTCCCCACACCAGAATCGTGCATGACCGGCTCGGGGTCGAGATTGCCCGGGGCTGCACCAGGGGATGCCGCTTCTGCCAGGCCGGGATTATCTACCGGCCGGTCAGGGAAAGAAGTCCGGAAAAGATTCTCCAGCTGGCCGAGCAGGGGATCAATGCTTCCGGTTTTGATGAGGTCGCCTTGCTGTCCCTCAGTACCGGCGATTATTCCTGTATCGCCGATCTTCTGGTCCGGATCATGGACCGGATGAGCGACCGCAAGGTGTCGGTTTCCATGCCATCGATGCGGGTCGGGACTTTGATCCCTGAGATGATGGAGCAGATCCGGCGGGTCAGGAAGACCGGCTTTACCCTTGCCCCGGAAGCCGGAACCGATCGCTTGCGGCAGGTGATCAACAAGGGAATCACTGAACAGGATCTTCTGGAGGCGAGCCGGGCGGCGTTCGGCCTTGGCTGGAAGCTTCTGAAATTTTATTTCATGTTCGGTCTGCCCACCGAAACGGATGAGGATCTCTCTGCGATCCCGCAACTGGTCCAGAAGGCCCTCTCGACATCAGGCGGCGGGGGGCGGAAAATAAATGTCAGTGTGGCAACCTTTGTCCCGAAACCTCACACTCCGTTCCAGCGGGTCAGACAGCTGAGCGTCGAAGAGGGTTTTGCGCGGATTGACACCCTGAAGAGAATTCTGCCCCGGGGCAGAGGGTTTCAGCTCAAGTGGCATGATCCCCGGCAGAGCTATGTTGAAGGCATCATGTCCAGAGGAGACCGGAAACTCTCTGCCGTCATCGAAAAAGCGTGGCAGCTAGGCGCACGCCTTGACGCCTGGACCGATCATTTTCACCTTGAAACCTGGCTTGCGGCGGCTGCCGCATGCGGGGTTGATCCGGATCGTTATCTGCAGGAAATTCCCCCGGAGGCCCCTTTGCCGTGGGACCATCTTGACTGTGGAGTGGATCGGGAGTTTCTGGAAGAAGAGTTGAAGAAAGCGGTGGCGGGTGAGTACACTCCCGACTGTCGGGTACACGGCTGTCAGAAGTGTGGACTCTGTGATTTTAAAAAGGTGAAACCGATTGTCGCCAAAGCCTTAGCTCTCCAACCGGCAACCCAGGGTGAAGCGAGGAAGGGTGCTGCAGTAGCTGCCGGAGGACGATTCGTTTACCGGATTCAATACAGTCGGACGGGGCCGGCCAGATTTTTCGGCCATCTTGAGCTCATCCAGATGTTTTACCGGGTGCTGCAGCGGGTGAAACTGCCGCTGAACTTCTCCCAGGGTTTCAATCCATCACCGAAGATCGCTTTCAGCCCGGCTTTGCCTCTCGGCACTGAAAGTTTCGCTGAGTATCTGCAGATTGAACTTGCCGAACCTCTCCTGGATGAAGCGATGGTGCTGGCCGACCTGAACAGACAATTGCCGGAAGGGTTTTTCGCCACGTCTCTTGCTCCGCATTCAGGAAAAGTTGAGCAGCGGATAGTAACCTGCTATCATATTCTACCGAGCCGCCGGATAAGCGGAGACCTGATTGATTCCATAAAGAGCCGGGAAAAAATCGAGATCAGGGTTCTGCGCAAAGGCCGGGAAAGGGTTGTTGATGCAGCACCTCTGCTGAAGGGGCTCACTCTTCTGGACGATGGTCGGATTGAGCTTGTCATGCTGACTGAAACGAGTAAGGCGACCCTGAAACCCATGGAAATAATGGAAGAGCTCTTCGCCCTTGATCCAGCCGAAACCACTCGAGCCAAAGTGGTCAAAGTCAGCGCGATTGCTGATGATTGAGGGTGTTTGGCAGCTGTTGCAACGAATATCAATATCCGTTCGTGTTGACGACCGGGTCAGATTTTTCAATTTTTGCACCCTTTGGGTATAAGTTTCGTATGAGCAGGCGAGCTGCTCAACTTAAGCTTTATTTTTCTGCGGTAGAGGGGGATGTTCATGGCCACGGATCTGATCGTAAATGCCACCTCGTTCGAGATCAGGATTGCCCTTGTTGAATACGGCAATCTGGTGGAGTTTTACCTGGAACGGCCGGCCGAAAAAGGGCTGGTCAGCAATATTTACAAGGGAAGGGTCAAGCGGGTTCTGCCCGGAATGCAGGCGGCATTTGTCGATATCGGGCTTGAACGGACCGGCTTTCTCTATGTGGACGACGTGACCGCCCAGCGAAACGGTGACGGCCGGGTTCTCCCCTGTGAAGAAGATGAGGTCGGAGGCTGCTGCGGGGGAAACGGCCATGAGCTTCTTCCGGAGCTTGCCGGTGAGGCGGGTCTGCATATTGAAGACCTGCTGACCGAGGGGCAGGAGATCCTGGTCCAGATCTGCAAGGATCCCATCGGAACCAAGGGGGCCAGGCTGACCTGCAATATCACTCTTCCCTGCAGAAATGTGGTCTTCATGCCGATGACCGACCATATCGGTATTTCCCGGAAAATCGAAGATGAAGAGACCAGGCAGCACCTGAAAGATATTATTGAGGAGTTGCGTCCGGCCGGAACCGGCTTCATTGTCCGGACCGTCGGTGAGGAGGCCTCGCGGGAGGAGATTGAGGCGGATATGGAATTTCTCCTCCATCTCTGGGATGAAGTCCGGGACAGCGCAACCAGGTCTCCCGTGCCGGGACTGGTCTATGAGGACCTTGATATCACCCTGCGGACCGTGCGAGATATTTTTTCCCCGGAGGTTGATCGGCTGATCGTCGATGACTGGCAGGTTCACCGGAGGATCGTGAAATTTGTCGAAACCTTTGCCCCGCATCTCATGGACCGGATCAACCTCTATCAGGAGAAAGCGCCAATTTTCGACAGCTACGGCATCGAAATGGACATCAACCGGGCCCTCGACAAGAAGATCTGGCTGCGGTGCGGAGGCTATATCATCATCGATACCACCGAGGCGCTGACGGTTGTCGATGTCAATACCGGCAGATTCGTCGGCAAGAACGATCTTGAGGAAACGATCTTCAAAACCAACATCGAGGCCCTGAAGGAGATCGCCTATCAGCTTCGTCTCCGCAACATCGGCGGGATCATCATCATCGACTTCATCGATATGGAGGAGGAGGCACATCGGGAAGAACTCTTTCGCGCCCTCAAGGAAGCGGTGAAAAAAGACCGGAGCAGGGTTAATATTCTCAAGGTTTCGGAGTTCGGTCTGGTTCAGATGACCAGAAAGCGCAGTTCTGAAGATCTTTCCAGGGTTCTCTGTGAGCCCTGTCATTACTGTCAGGGTGACGGGATCCTGAAATCCAGACGGACCATCTGCTACGAAGTGCTGCGGAACATCACCGTCAACGCCGTCAAGATGAGCGGGGAAAATGTTGAAGTGCGCGTCAACCCGCAAGTTGCAACGATGATGCTCCAGGAAGAGTCTACGACCATCCATGAGATTGAAGACCAGACCGGAAAACGGATTACGGTGGTGCCGGACCAGGCGCAACACATTGAAAAGTATGAGATCGTCTGGGAGAAGGGGTAGGTTTTTTTAGTTAAGAGTTAAGAGTTAAGAGTTAAGAGTTAAGAGTTAAGAGTTGGGAACGCTTTATTTTCATGGCCTCTTTCAAGGCTCGCCTGTGTGGGCTTGTCGGTTCCAGTGGAATAAATCTGAATTTCGTATCACGTTGTTGCTTACTCGGAGGGGTTAAGGATTTGCAGCCGAATATTGATCAGATCCTCGCCTACGAGATTAAAAAGGAGATCGCGGACCGTTATTTCGGTTTCCGCAAGCTCATCGAGGATGACAAGCAGAGTCTTGAAGAGAAGGTGCGGCAGTATTCCTTTATTCTCGAAAAGAGGATCGTCTTTGATCTGTTGCGGATATATACAATGCTCGCCGATGATGTTCTGATTATGGATTTTCTGGAGATCGTCGGTCTGGACAGTGAGTATTTTTATGCGCCGGCGCTGCATGGCTCAGAGCTCGTGAACCGGCGGGTATTTGAAGGCGTGCGGTTCAGAGGGTTTTCAAGAAAGGCAGGTTTTTTCAATCTGCTGATGGATTGCTATGAACGTCTGACAGCGCATTCGGAGATGTACCGGCATAAGTTTGCCGAGCTGATGGAGATGCGCACCCTTATTGCTGACGAAATCAGGCAGTTCTATCGGCAGAATGACCTCGGAACCATCTTGGGGTTTCTTCATTCCCTGGGGAATCGTGAACGTTGCAGAGGGATGGACGGCGGAATGGAGATCGGGCTGGTAACCGAACTTGAAAAGAAGATGGCGGTAACGCCTCCTCTGCCTATAGAACAATACCTGCCGGTGGTCCCCCCCCTGCCGCTTCTTGCAGAGATCAGAGCCCCCTTGAAGAAACTCGCCGGCAGGGCCTGGAAGCAGTCTGGTGGAGATCATATCCCGGGGTTTTCAGAATACCGGCCGTTGCTCAGCCGCCTGTTTGTCGGAAGCCGAACGGGCAGGCGCAGTGAAGACAGAAAATGATAATTCCGGGATGAAGAATTGAAAATGGATAGGGTTGTTCACCAAACATCGCGCTTTCTTTGAAACCGATAGAATTCGATGCTTTAATAGTTGACAAACCGGCGCATTCTGTTATTAATCTCTGTTTCACATCGACTGGCCGGTGATTTCCGGCGGCCGACGTTTGAACAGTTGCTGATGGAAACGGTGCAAGACCGTCAAGTATAGGATTTCAAGACCATTTTTTGTTGGAGGATGTTATGTACGCTATTATTCGTACCGGTGGTAAACAGTATCAGGTTGCCCAGGGAGATCAGCTCAGGGTGGAGAAACTGACCGGTAACGTCGGTGATAAGGTTCAGATTGAAGATGTGCTGCTGGTAACCGATGGAGACAATGTCAAGATCGGTCAGCCGGTGGTCGACGGCGCCAGGGTCTCTGCGGTGATTGTCGAGCAGGGCAAGGCCAAAAAAGTGCTTGTCTTCAAGAAGAAGAAACGGAAGGGCTACAAGGTCAGAAATGGGCACCGTCAGCAGTATACCGCTCTGCGTATTGAAGGAATTGAAGCCTGATTAAAAATTCAGCCTGATTAATTAGAGGTAAAGATATGGCCCATAAAAAGGCAGGCGGCAGTTCCAAGAACGGTCGCGACAGCAACGCGCAAAGGCGCGGAGTGAAAATATTCGGCGGTCAGACAGTTCGGGCCGGCAACATTCTGGTTCGTCAGCTGGGCACGGTGATCCATCCCGGCACCAATGTCGGTCTCGGCAGGGATTACACACTGTTCGCCATGGTTGACGGCGTGGTCAAATACGAAGACTTCGGACGTAGCCGCAAGCGGGTCAGTGTCTATCCGGCAGAAACAGCCTGACAACAACTCCGGACAGCGGTGTACCGCCTGGTAATGCCCTGTCCGGGATTTATAACTGATCGCTGGTGCTCTTATGGCTTTTATTGATGAGGCCAAGTTTTACGTAAAAGCGGGTGACGGCGGCAATGGTTGTGTGAGTTTCCGGCGCGAAAAGTTCGTTCCCCGAGGCGGACCTGACGGCGGCGACGGCGGCAGGGGAGGTTCGGTTTTCATCGAGGCTTCATCCCGGCTGACCTCTCTTCTTGATTTCAAGTATCGATCCCATTTCAAAGCAGATAGCGGCACCCATGGTCAGGGAAGTGGTCGTCACGGTCACAAGGGCGAGAACAGTACCATTTATGTTCCTGTCGGATCCCTCATCAAAGACATTGATTCAGGAGAAATCCTGGCTGATCTGTTGCACAACGGCGATCAGTTCATTGCCGCAACCGGCGGCGCCGGCGGCAAGGGCAATGTTCATTTCGCTTCGGCCCAGAACAGGGCACCGCGGCAGGCCAGTAAGGGCCAGCCGGGGGATGAGCGCTGGTATCGGATTGAGTTGAAACTCCTTGCCGATGTTGGTCTGATCGGTTTGCCGAATGCCGGAAAATCCACACTCCTGTCAAGACTTTCAGCGGCAAATCCCAAAGTGGCCCCTTATCCGTTTACAACCCTTGAACCCCAGTTGGGAGTCGTGAATTTCACCGACCATTCACCCTGCGTCATGGCAGATATTCCGGGGCTGGTCGAAGGCGCCCATGAGGGAGTCGGACTTGGTCACAAATTCCTGAAACATATTGAAAGGACAAGGATTCTCTTTTACGTTATCGATGCTTCAAGTGCGGACCCGGGTGCAGACCTGGCCACCCTGGAAAATGAACTCGAACAGTACAGTGAAGAGCTTGTCGGGCGCAAACATCTTGTGTTGTTGAACAAAACAGACCTGTTGTCTGCTGAAAATGAAGTGGTAGAATTACAGGAACGGATTGCCGGAGAGGGGCGTGAAGTTCTCACTGCCTCTGCACTGACCGGAAAGGGGCTGGAAAACCTGAAAAAGCGCCTTGCGGAACTTCTTGATTGATCCGGCCTGTTGTTAAGTTCCTCCTCCAACTGGGCAGCCGGCGCCAGTGTTGTCTAACCCATCGCTGTTTACAAACCGCTGCGCGAATCAACAGGTCATCAGGTGCACAATTTTTTTCTGTGTCGCCCGGCAATACTTTCTGGCAGTTTCTTAAGGGGAAAAAATGACTTTTCAAATGCCCTTTGATGAAGGAATGAAATCACGTAAGGCATGTCTGGACAGGGCTCGCAGGGTTGTGGTCAAGGTGGGAAGCGCGATCCTGACCAGTGAGTCCGGACTTGCTACCGAAGTGATGGACCATCTCGCCCGTCAGCTGACCACCCTCCGCAAAAAAGGGCTGGAGGTCATTCTAGTCAGTTCCGGAGCGGTTGCCGCCGGTCGCCGCAAGCTCGGACTGACCAGGAAAAACATCAGCATCAAGGAAAAACAGGCAGTCGCAGCTGCGGGGCAGAGCAGCCTGATGCGCGGATATGAAGATATTTTTGACCGCTATTCCCAGAAGGTTGCCCAGGTACTCCTGACCAGGGATGACCTTTCCAGCCGTAATCGGTATCTGAATGTCCGGAATACCATTCTGACGCTCTTGGAATGGGGGTTGATTCCGATTATTAATGAAAATGACACCGTTTCGGTGGAAGAGCTGCGATTCGGAGATAACGATACCCTCGGTGGGATGATATCAAACCTGATTGAGGCGGAACTTTTCATCTGCCTGACCGATGTCGCCGGCTTGTATACCGCCAATCCAGCGAGTGACAGCCTTGCCGAGAAGGTATGTACGGTTGCCAAGGTGACTCGGGCGGTTGAAGAGATGGCCGGCAATGTGAAAAGCGCTCTCGGCACCGGCGGCATGACCAGCAAGATCAACGCCGCGCGAATGGTTGCGGCCAGCGGCGGGGCCTCCTTTATCGGCCCCGGCCGGCAATCTGATATTATTGACCAGCTTTTTGCCGGGGAGCCGGTGGGTACTTTTTTTCTGCCCAACGTGGAAAAACTGCAGAGACGTAAACACTGGATTGCCTACACTCTCAAAGCACAGGGTGAGCTGGTGCTTGACGAGGGGGCGTGCAGGGCCGTGATCAGCGGCGGCAGGAGTTTGCTCCCGATCGGCATTAAGGAGGTCCGGGGGCGTTTCGGGGTCGGGGCGCCGGTGAATTGTCTCGATGAATCAGGCCGGCTGATTGCTTCCGGTCTGGTCAGTTACCCGGCCTCGGCCATTGAAACAATTAAAGGTCAAAAGACTTCCCGGATCGAAGAGCTGCTTGGCTTTATCGATGGTGAGGAGGTTATCCACCGTGACAATCTGGTTGTCCTCTGAAGGTGAGGGCGGGAAATAGAGCAGACACCAAGTGATCAGGAGAAGGTGATGAACATTCAGGAACAGATCAGGGATATGGCTGCCCGGGCCAGAAAGGCTTCAAGGCAGATGGCCTCTCTTTCAACCGCAGCGAAGAATCGATTGCTGATCAGAATGGCGGATTCTTTGCAGCAAAAGGCGGAATATATCCGTGCCGAAAACGAGAAGGATCTTGCCGCCGGCCGGGAGAAGGGGTTGAGCGCGGCCATGCTCGACCGTCTTGAACTCTCACCAAAGGTCATGAATTCGATGATCGGCGGTTTGCGTGAAGTTGCAGCGCTTCCCGATCCGGTGGGTGAGATCAGTGAGATGATCAAACGTCCGAACGGGATCATGGTAGGAAGAATGCGGATTCCTCTGGGCGTGGTGGGGATGATTTACGAGTCGCGGCCGAATGTGACGGTGGATGCCGCCTCCTTATGCCTCAAAGCGGGGAACAGTGTTTTTCTCCGGGGCGGCTCGGAAGCAATTCATTCAAATCTGGCCCTGGCCACGGTTCTGCGGGAGTGTCTGGCCGGGGAAGGGATCAACGGTGATGCGCTTCAGGTTGTGCCGGTGACCGACCGGGAAGCGATCAATACTCTTCTGCAGCTTGAGGAATATATCGATCTGATCATTCCCCGGGGCGGGGAGGGGCTGATCCGATTTGTCGCCGAGAATTCAAGAATCCCGGTTCTGAAGCATTACAAAGGGGTCTGCCATGCCTTTGTTGATCAGTCGGCCGAGCAGCGGATGGCGATCAATATTATCATGAACGGCAAGGTGCAGAGACCAGGCGTCTGCAATGCGCTTGAGACCCTGCTGGTCCATCGGCGGATTGCCGGATCATTTCTGCCGGCGGTCGCCGCAGAGCTGCGAAAAAGTGGGGTCGAGCTGCGGGGCTGTCCGGAAACCTGCCGGATTCTTGGCGATTGTAAAGCGGCGGAAAAGAGCGACTGGGGGATGGAATTCCTTGATCTCATTCTGGCGGTGAAAGTTGTTGACGATATCGACGGGGCGATGGAGCATATCGTCAGATACGGCTCCCAGCATACGGAGGTCATCATCACCAATGATTACGCCAATTCCCAGAGGTTCCTGCGGGAAGTCGACGCCTCGGCGGTGATGGTCAATGCCTCGTCACGATTCAGCGACGGCGGTCAGTTCGGCCTCGGCAGTGAAATCGGGATCAGCACCACCAA
Proteins encoded in this region:
- the proB gene encoding glutamate 5-kinase yields the protein MTFQMPFDEGMKSRKACLDRARRVVVKVGSAILTSESGLATEVMDHLARQLTTLRKKGLEVILVSSGAVAAGRRKLGLTRKNISIKEKQAVAAAGQSSLMRGYEDIFDRYSQKVAQVLLTRDDLSSRNRYLNVRNTILTLLEWGLIPIINENDTVSVEELRFGDNDTLGGMISNLIEAELFICLTDVAGLYTANPASDSLAEKVCTVAKVTRAVEEMAGNVKSALGTGGMTSKINAARMVAASGGASFIGPGRQSDIIDQLFAGEPVGTFFLPNVEKLQRRKHWIAYTLKAQGELVLDEGACRAVISGGRSLLPIGIKEVRGRFGVGAPVNCLDESGRLIASGLVSYPASAIETIKGQKTSRIEELLGFIDGEEVIHRDNLVVL
- a CDS encoding glutamate-5-semialdehyde dehydrogenase, which gives rise to MNIQEQIRDMAARARKASRQMASLSTAAKNRLLIRMADSLQQKAEYIRAENEKDLAAGREKGLSAAMLDRLELSPKVMNSMIGGLREVAALPDPVGEISEMIKRPNGIMVGRMRIPLGVVGMIYESRPNVTVDAASLCLKAGNSVFLRGGSEAIHSNLALATVLRECLAGEGINGDALQVVPVTDREAINTLLQLEEYIDLIIPRGGEGLIRFVAENSRIPVLKHYKGVCHAFVDQSAEQRMAINIIMNGKVQRPGVCNALETLLVHRRIAGSFLPAVAAELRKSGVELRGCPETCRILGDCKAAEKSDWGMEFLDLILAVKVVDDIDGAMEHIVRYGSQHTEVIITNDYANSQRFLREVDASAVMVNASSRFSDGGQFGLGSEIGISTTKLHAYGPMGLKELTSRKFIVYGEGQVRE